The Mercenaria mercenaria strain notata chromosome 10, MADL_Memer_1, whole genome shotgun sequence genome contains a region encoding:
- the LOC123560797 gene encoding uncharacterized protein LOC123560797: MAEENHGCFAWLISFKNSCNERWARFRNRFRQGFFVIKGEVLDPETLLNETGARDMVIRKTPYKSNQVVPQSLAPVTAVKDDAILIENASLTETTDEDFDTLVGEYVFCIIDKAADSLRQASPGNTKSIREKSADDGVSLSSSIISQIADIAVTESLSNVVLEDDVNHSAIHDARPKTIKEFMETFGIVGDEVADDGLPTVSL, encoded by the exons ATGGCTGAAGAAAACCACGGGTGTTTTGCGTGGCtcataagttttaaaaattcgtGCAACGAAAGG TGGGCGAGATTCAGAAATCGCTTCCGCCAAGGGTTCTTTGTCATAAAGGGTGAGGTACTTGATCCAGAAACCTTGTTAAATGAAACAGGGGCTCGTGACATGGTCATCAGGAAAACTCCTTACAAGTCAAATCAAGTAGTGCCTCAGAGCCTGGCTCCTGTGACTGCTGTAAAAG ACGATGCAATTCTTATTGAAAATGCTTCACTGACGGAAACTACAGATGAAGATTTTGACACACTTg TTGGGGAATACGTGTTTTGCATTATAGACAAGGCTGCAGACTCACTGAGACAGGCGTCGCCGGGCAACACAAAATCTATCAGGGAGAAATCAGCCGACGACGGCGTGTCATTGTCGTCAAGTATCATAAGCC AAATTGCTGACATAGCTGTGACCGAGAGTTTGTCAAACGTAGTGTTAGAAGACGACGTCAACCACTCTGCCATTCATGATGCAAGACCTAAAACTATCAAAGAATTTATGG AGACCTTCGGCATTGTTGGAGATGAAGTTGCGGATGATGGTCTACCAACAGTTAGTTTGTAA